A window of Pedobacter lusitanus contains these coding sequences:
- a CDS encoding TonB-dependent siderophore receptor: MTKTSYLFILSLVSIPYALLAQQPHKLSDTTKHVNKLNQVNVTIKRKVRIKTDTLSNTLKLQQSLIEIPQNIISVSTGLLQQQGALELKDAARNASGVYFGYNSTPFDNSATAQIRGFAAFTTLNGMSRRFNYGASIDDDAIIENVEFIKGPAGFLNSVGEPGGSINILTKTPGHKLFNIVQTAGSFNLYRIAADIGSEVREKGFSFRFNTAFQHKDSYLNDLRTNKYVVAPVIQYNFSPNTYVLAEYDFIRGEVENGSAIVKVRSEQDILKGPVSANYSAARGLPTSYTQNETGRIYVVHKFNSNWQLTSQSSYLSSPYKNWNMTSKGSMVNFDANGNTRRRASLSMGAGKTFSSQLFANGQFHTGSIRHQVLFGADYTSSKDSLSLNNGKNEFDYNRFTANSYVNPNTVNQITRINRTNNNTFLKSAFVYDNVKLFEKLLLTLGARYTWYKNEKETTNAKGVVKTNNYNQKAFSPRAALTYLVNPATSVYFLYDQSFVPQSYQRAIVDPVTKEVIGSEPINPQRGKDMELGVKKSWFNSRLYTTLNGFHTVKTNVPVTDLVNNGFVYPAGEVTSNGIEVDIIGNITDRLSIATNYTYVKATISKDDDVTLVGKELPQTPQQLFNAWVQYSFPMKNKASLNVSLGQTSMIKRSTSEKNQYIPDFTKFDAGISYVQDKYFFRLIADNLTGKRYMSSGDLITGYPYEGRNFYYIDGDPFNVKVSFGIKF; encoded by the coding sequence ATGACAAAAACCTCTTACTTATTTATCCTTAGCCTGGTCTCCATACCTTATGCACTACTGGCTCAGCAGCCACATAAATTATCGGATACGACTAAACATGTCAACAAATTAAACCAGGTAAATGTTACCATTAAAAGAAAGGTCAGGATTAAAACTGATACGCTTTCCAATACGCTGAAACTTCAGCAGTCTTTAATTGAGATTCCGCAAAATATTATCAGTGTCTCTACCGGACTTTTACAACAGCAGGGTGCACTGGAGTTAAAGGATGCAGCGCGTAATGCCAGTGGTGTTTATTTTGGATATAACAGTACGCCATTTGATAATTCAGCAACTGCACAAATCCGTGGTTTTGCAGCTTTTACTACCTTAAACGGGATGTCCCGCAGGTTTAATTACGGAGCCTCTATTGATGATGACGCCATTATAGAAAATGTGGAATTTATCAAAGGACCGGCAGGCTTTCTGAATTCTGTAGGTGAACCGGGTGGTTCAATAAATATCCTGACCAAAACTCCGGGGCATAAGCTCTTCAATATCGTACAAACTGCAGGGAGCTTTAATTTATACCGTATTGCAGCGGATATAGGTTCTGAAGTCAGAGAAAAGGGATTTTCTTTCCGCTTCAATACTGCCTTTCAGCATAAAGATTCTTACCTGAATGATCTTCGCACCAATAAATATGTAGTTGCCCCGGTTATACAATATAATTTCAGCCCTAATACTTATGTGCTGGCCGAGTATGATTTTATCAGGGGAGAAGTGGAAAACGGTTCTGCGATTGTTAAAGTTCGCAGCGAACAGGATATCTTAAAAGGTCCGGTCAGTGCAAATTACAGCGCTGCAAGAGGTTTACCCACCAGTTATACACAAAATGAAACTGGCAGGATTTACGTTGTTCACAAATTCAACAGCAACTGGCAGCTTACTTCACAATCTTCTTATTTATCATCTCCTTATAAAAACTGGAATATGACCTCTAAGGGAAGTATGGTTAATTTCGACGCAAACGGGAATACCAGACGCAGAGCCAGTTTATCTATGGGCGCAGGAAAGACCTTTTCTTCGCAATTATTTGCAAACGGCCAGTTCCACACCGGAAGTATCCGGCATCAGGTCTTATTCGGGGCTGATTATACCAGCAGTAAAGATTCCCTGTCGCTGAACAATGGTAAGAACGAATTCGATTATAACCGGTTTACCGCCAATAGTTACGTAAACCCGAATACTGTTAACCAGATTACACGGATTAACAGGACCAATAATAATACCTTTCTGAAATCTGCTTTTGTTTATGATAATGTGAAGTTATTTGAAAAGCTGCTGTTAACTCTTGGTGCGAGATATACCTGGTATAAAAATGAAAAGGAAACAACTAATGCCAAAGGAGTGGTTAAAACCAACAATTACAATCAGAAAGCTTTTTCTCCGCGGGCTGCTCTTACCTATCTGGTCAATCCGGCAACTTCAGTTTATTTCTTATATGATCAGTCTTTTGTTCCACAGAGTTATCAGCGGGCGATCGTTGATCCGGTAACCAAAGAGGTCATTGGTTCAGAGCCTATTAATCCTCAGAGAGGTAAAGATATGGAGCTGGGTGTTAAAAAAAGCTGGTTTAATTCACGCTTATATACTACGTTAAACGGGTTTCATACGGTTAAAACAAATGTACCTGTTACAGACCTGGTGAACAATGGTTTTGTCTATCCTGCAGGCGAGGTGACCAGCAACGGGATTGAAGTAGATATCATCGGGAATATCACGGATCGTCTTTCTATAGCAACAAACTACACTTATGTAAAAGCCACTATTTCAAAAGATGATGATGTGACATTGGTAGGCAAAGAGCTTCCGCAAACTCCGCAGCAGCTTTTTAATGCCTGGGTACAATACAGCTTCCCAATGAAAAACAAAGCCAGCCTGAATGTGAGTCTGGGTCAGACCAGCATGATCAAACGCAGTACCTCAGAAAAAAATCAGTATATCCCTGATTTCACAAAATTTGACGCTGGTATAAGCTATGTCCAGGATAAATATTTCTTCCGTTTAATTGCAGATAACCTGACAGGGAAACGCTATATGTCATCGGGCGATCTGATTACGGGTTATCCTTATGAAGGCCGTAATTTCTATTATATCGACGGTGATCCATTTAATGTAAAAGTATCCTTTGGGATTAAATTTTAA
- a CDS encoding DUF3526 domain-containing protein, whose amino-acid sequence MSKPLHALLSTLIRKEFRLVFRDKIMSALAIIIYTLFLASGLLTVFQYQQDQQSRELSNKKFRQQWEAQHSDPHEAAHYGTYLFKPLNLLSAFDPGLNDYFGTTYRVEAHIQHEVDYSNAERNDALMRFGQFTLALIMQLLIPLLLLFISSSALTFEKESGTFKMLMAQGIKPSGVAWGKVWSNYLLAILLVLPMFTVLFFILLFSASGTALWGRFLVIFLGYLLFYLLAVLTGVIISALSVTSRTATLIVLAIWLFSSILVPKIAAGTAADYYPLTSRVAFNNDVKQGFLKGINGDAPYHERAEQRLAALLRQYHADSIAQLPVNADGIIMQYNEDYQNSVFDHYYAQIEHTFQQQQSLLTYVGIADPFISLKRLSMAMSGTDFYHHQLFFQQAKKYRNNLIRQLNLQLASHPVKPEGTYKADPEFFLHLKDFEFRPPSLAEILWTERFALLSLCFWVLFLSASLNFITKPSLR is encoded by the coding sequence ATGTCTAAACCTTTACATGCCCTTTTAAGCACGCTGATCCGCAAAGAATTCAGATTGGTTTTCCGTGATAAAATAATGAGCGCACTGGCTATTATTATCTATACGCTATTTTTAGCAAGCGGACTGCTCACGGTTTTTCAGTATCAGCAGGATCAGCAAAGCCGTGAATTATCTAACAAAAAGTTCCGTCAGCAATGGGAAGCACAGCATAGCGATCCGCATGAAGCTGCACATTACGGCACTTATCTTTTTAAACCTTTAAATCTGTTAAGTGCTTTTGACCCTGGTCTGAATGATTATTTCGGCACTACCTATCGTGTAGAGGCGCATATTCAGCATGAAGTGGATTATAGCAATGCGGAGCGTAATGATGCTTTAATGCGCTTTGGTCAGTTTACACTTGCCTTAATCATGCAGCTGCTGATCCCATTACTGCTTTTGTTTATCAGTTCATCAGCACTGACTTTTGAGAAAGAATCCGGCACGTTTAAAATGCTGATGGCTCAGGGTATAAAGCCATCGGGAGTGGCCTGGGGTAAAGTCTGGTCTAATTATCTGCTGGCTATCCTGCTGGTACTCCCTATGTTTACTGTGCTTTTTTTTATCCTGTTGTTTTCTGCTTCCGGTACTGCGTTGTGGGGCCGCTTTCTGGTGATATTTTTAGGTTACCTGCTTTTTTATCTGCTGGCTGTGTTAACCGGTGTGATCATATCGGCTTTAAGTGTTACTTCCAGAACTGCAACTCTGATTGTACTGGCGATCTGGTTATTCAGCAGCATACTGGTCCCTAAAATTGCCGCAGGTACCGCAGCTGATTATTATCCGTTAACCTCAAGGGTGGCTTTCAATAATGATGTTAAACAAGGATTTCTAAAAGGAATTAATGGCGATGCACCTTATCATGAAAGGGCAGAGCAACGTCTGGCTGCCCTGCTCAGGCAATACCATGCGGATAGTATTGCCCAGCTACCGGTAAATGCTGATGGAATTATAATGCAGTATAATGAAGATTATCAGAATAGTGTATTTGACCATTATTATGCGCAGATAGAACATACTTTTCAGCAGCAGCAGTCATTGCTTACTTATGTCGGTATAGCCGATCCGTTTATTAGTCTTAAACGTCTTTCTATGGCTATGTCAGGAACTGATTTCTATCATCATCAGCTCTTTTTCCAACAGGCAAAAAAATACCGCAACAACCTGATCCGGCAGCTGAATCTTCAACTGGCCAGTCATCCGGTAAAACCAGAAGGGACTTACAAAGCAGACCCCGAATTTTTCCTGCACCTCAAAGACTTTGAGTTCCGGCCTCCATCTTTAGCCGAAATACTGTGGACAGAGCGATTTGCGCTGCTATCACTCTGCTTCTGGGTATTATTCCTGTCTGCAAGTTTAAACTTCATTACAAAACCCTCATTGCGCTGA
- a CDS encoding MFS transporter — MDISTFNAFKSRNYRLYFSGQSISLIGTWMQKTAVSWVVYDETHSKFMLGLTLFASMFPSFVFSFLGGVVSDRYNRYKLLLITQFASMGQAILLTALIFFKHYNVWEIIALSAVLGLINAFDVPARQSLVYDMVDNKADLPNALALNSSMVNLSRLIGPGIAGLILEKFGEDICFGLNAASFIAVIGSLLMMKLPAFIEKPHTKNVFGELKEGLQYIRRTPSIAFILIMLALISMLVLPFSTLIPVYAKDIFKGTASTFGVIDSIIGLGAFSGAIFLASLKPGRNLRKILAVNTIIFGIGLVLFSHSTYYPVALVFAAVCGFGMMSQITISNTLIQTTVDPAMRGRVISFYAMAFFGMQPLGGLLIGTVSQWIGTPDTVMVQGIITLIIGFSLYWFLRRSEIKKAETLQEG, encoded by the coding sequence ATGGATATTAGTACATTCAATGCTTTTAAAAGCCGTAATTACAGATTATACTTTAGTGGTCAGTCTATTTCACTGATAGGAACATGGATGCAGAAAACTGCAGTTAGCTGGGTCGTATACGATGAAACCCATTCCAAGTTTATGCTCGGGCTTACGCTTTTTGCAAGCATGTTTCCGTCTTTCGTTTTTTCTTTTCTCGGAGGTGTGGTCTCAGACAGGTATAACCGGTATAAACTGCTGCTCATCACACAGTTTGCCTCTATGGGGCAGGCTATACTGTTAACAGCACTGATTTTCTTTAAACACTACAATGTCTGGGAAATTATTGCCCTGAGTGCGGTACTGGGCTTAATTAACGCATTTGATGTACCGGCAAGACAATCACTGGTTTATGACATGGTCGATAATAAGGCTGATTTACCCAATGCATTGGCCTTAAACTCTTCGATGGTGAATCTCTCCCGGTTAATCGGGCCGGGAATAGCCGGACTGATCCTGGAGAAATTTGGTGAAGACATTTGTTTTGGTCTCAATGCGGCAAGTTTTATTGCCGTAATCGGTTCATTGCTGATGATGAAACTGCCGGCATTTATTGAAAAACCACATACTAAAAATGTCTTTGGAGAACTTAAAGAAGGATTACAGTATATCCGCAGAACTCCTTCTATTGCGTTTATCCTGATTATGCTTGCTTTGATCAGCATGCTGGTCCTGCCATTCAGTACTTTGATTCCGGTATATGCAAAAGACATTTTCAAAGGTACCGCATCAACCTTTGGTGTGATTGATAGTATCATAGGCCTGGGGGCTTTTAGCGGAGCTATTTTCCTGGCTTCTTTAAAACCAGGCAGAAACCTCAGAAAGATTCTTGCTGTCAATACCATCATATTCGGCATTGGGCTGGTCCTGTTTTCACATAGTACCTATTATCCCGTGGCTCTGGTTTTTGCGGCAGTCTGCGGTTTTGGAATGATGTCACAGATTACCATTAGTAATACACTGATTCAGACAACTGTAGATCCGGCAATGCGGGGAAGGGTGATCAGCTTTTATGCGATGGCCTTTTTTGGTATGCAGCCTCTGGGTGGTCTATTGATTGGAACTGTATCTCAGTGGATAGGAACGCCTGATACAGTAATGGTGCAGGGAATTATCACCTTGATTATTGGTTTCTCGCTGTACTGGTTTTTACGTCGAAGTGAAATTAAAAAAGCTGAAACGCTGCAGGAGGGGTAG
- a CDS encoding glutaminyl-peptide cyclotransferase — MYKNYKVLALGLVMAFASCQNKKEGTKDTTASADSVKTDTTQRPSPKNLTYKVVGTLPHDTAAYTEGFELNKGKIYEGTGTFENSFISIADAASGKVQKRFPLKDKTMYGEGITILNNQLFQLTYQNHIAFVYDLKDLTKVTGTFKWPYEGWGMTNDGKNLYVSVGSSIIYKLDPKSFAVTGQIQVTDDLGTVDQLNELEYADGFIYVNKWQTTKILKVDPASGHVAGTIDCFGLLSNYAPDYTPKSDDSVLNGIAWDKTNQLLYVTGKNWPLIFKLKLD; from the coding sequence ATGTATAAAAATTATAAAGTACTGGCACTGGGCCTTGTTATGGCCTTTGCCTCCTGCCAAAATAAAAAAGAAGGAACAAAAGACACTACAGCATCAGCAGACTCCGTTAAAACAGATACTACCCAGAGACCGTCTCCTAAAAACCTGACCTATAAAGTAGTGGGTACTTTACCTCATGATACTGCTGCCTATACAGAAGGATTTGAACTGAACAAAGGGAAAATCTACGAAGGAACAGGAACCTTTGAAAACTCATTTATATCCATTGCAGATGCAGCTTCCGGTAAGGTGCAAAAAAGATTCCCGCTTAAAGATAAAACAATGTATGGCGAAGGAATCACTATCCTGAATAACCAGCTTTTTCAGCTGACTTATCAGAATCATATTGCTTTTGTCTATGATCTGAAAGATCTGACTAAAGTTACCGGGACATTTAAGTGGCCATATGAAGGCTGGGGGATGACCAATGATGGGAAAAACCTGTATGTCAGTGTAGGCAGTTCTATTATTTACAAGCTGGATCCCAAATCTTTTGCTGTTACAGGTCAGATACAGGTAACTGATGATTTAGGTACAGTTGATCAGCTCAATGAGCTCGAATATGCTGACGGATTTATTTATGTTAATAAATGGCAGACCACAAAGATATTAAAAGTAGATCCAGCCAGCGGGCATGTAGCAGGTACTATTGACTGTTTTGGGCTGTTGTCTAATTATGCGCCGGATTACACGCCAAAGTCTGATGACAGTGTTCTGAATGGCATTGCCTGGGATAAAACAAACCAGCTGTTATATGTGACCGGTAAAAACTGGCCGCTGATTTTTAAATTGAAGCTGGATTAA
- a CDS encoding peptidase domain-containing ABC transporter, whose protein sequence is MFHLFSSGRKFPFYKQPDAMDCGPVCLKIITEYYGKIFPVAYFRKLCSIGKQGTTMASMIEAAGLLGFKTLAAELPYEQLVSKAPLPCILHWEKEHYVVLYRITDKYAYLSDPGLSGKVKVPAADFIRSWQIKEGSQTGRVLLLETTPAFHEKQSIADNSASLWSLLPYLRLHRKSLIPVGISLLLASGFSLVIPLLTQLIVDKGIHGKNTNLLFLICIGQLMLFSGRMLMDFLRARLLFRLGARTSIILLKEFLAKLMQLPFSFFDNRQAGDNMQRVNDNQRVEEFLTNSLISFILSAITLVVLGGVLCYYNWQIFLIFIIGAVVSVTWSNSFKQKRKIIDQKKFKVLSANQQLLLEIFYAMQEIKLTGSENEKQHIWENLQDQSYELKLEALQLDQLMQGIGYFINEVKNVLITYAAAMLVIHDQVTLGGMLAITYICGQLNTPVTQLVEFARVSQNTRFSLQRMAEVHQEAVEDFEVAYQPVSAVPEDINLSQVSFQYGNSQAPFVLKNVDLFIPAGKVTAIVGMSGSGKTTLIKLLLKFYQVSKGSITIGDRSVDQVHAKQWRAACGVVMQDGYVFMDTIANNIFAGSAVKDEQRLHEVSRLANMHDFFMSMPFGYATVVGKDGYGLSEGQKQRLLIARLIYRNPAYIFLDEATNSLDAHNELSIVNNLNHFFTGKTVLIVAHRLSTVKNADQIVVLHQGVLVEKGTHQELIELKGNYYKLIKNQLELSK, encoded by the coding sequence ATGTTTCATCTCTTTTCTTCCGGCAGAAAATTTCCGTTTTATAAACAACCTGATGCAATGGACTGCGGGCCTGTTTGTCTGAAGATCATTACCGAGTATTATGGGAAAATTTTTCCGGTTGCTTATTTCAGAAAGCTGTGCAGTATAGGTAAACAGGGGACTACGATGGCCAGCATGATTGAAGCTGCCGGTTTGCTGGGGTTTAAGACACTGGCAGCAGAATTACCCTATGAACAGCTGGTCAGCAAGGCGCCTTTACCCTGTATTCTCCACTGGGAAAAAGAACATTATGTAGTTTTATACCGTATTACAGACAAATACGCTTATCTGTCAGATCCTGGGCTGAGCGGAAAAGTAAAAGTACCTGCGGCAGATTTCATCAGATCATGGCAGATTAAAGAAGGCAGCCAGACAGGGAGAGTCTTATTGCTGGAAACAACACCTGCTTTTCACGAAAAACAAAGTATAGCAGATAACTCTGCGTCTTTATGGTCTTTATTGCCTTATCTCCGCTTACACCGAAAAAGCCTGATTCCTGTGGGTATCAGTCTTTTACTGGCCAGTGGTTTCTCTCTGGTTATCCCTTTACTTACCCAGTTGATTGTTGATAAAGGAATTCATGGTAAAAATACGAACCTGCTTTTCCTGATCTGTATTGGTCAGCTGATGCTGTTTTCAGGAAGAATGCTCATGGACTTTCTACGGGCAAGATTACTGTTCAGACTTGGAGCCAGAACCAGTATTATTTTGCTGAAAGAGTTTCTGGCAAAGCTGATGCAGCTTCCTTTTTCTTTTTTTGATAACCGGCAGGCAGGTGATAATATGCAGCGGGTAAATGATAATCAGCGGGTAGAAGAGTTTCTGACCAATTCACTGATCAGTTTTATTCTTTCTGCGATTACCCTGGTTGTGCTGGGTGGTGTATTATGTTATTACAACTGGCAGATTTTCCTGATTTTTATTATTGGTGCTGTGGTCAGTGTGACCTGGTCAAATTCTTTTAAGCAAAAAAGAAAAATCATTGACCAGAAAAAATTTAAAGTCCTGTCGGCCAATCAGCAATTACTGCTGGAAATTTTTTATGCCATGCAGGAGATTAAACTTACCGGAAGTGAAAACGAGAAACAGCATATCTGGGAGAATCTGCAGGATCAGTCTTATGAGCTGAAACTTGAAGCATTGCAGCTGGATCAGCTGATGCAGGGTATCGGTTATTTCATTAATGAAGTTAAAAATGTGCTGATTACCTATGCCGCAGCAATGCTGGTCATTCATGATCAGGTTACTCTGGGCGGAATGCTGGCTATTACCTATATCTGCGGACAGCTCAATACACCGGTTACACAGCTGGTAGAATTTGCCAGGGTTTCTCAGAATACCAGGTTCAGTTTGCAGCGGATGGCAGAAGTGCATCAGGAAGCTGTAGAAGATTTTGAAGTAGCGTACCAGCCGGTATCTGCTGTTCCCGAAGATATCAATCTCAGCCAGGTGAGTTTTCAATACGGAAACAGTCAGGCTCCTTTTGTATTAAAGAATGTCGATCTGTTTATTCCCGCCGGAAAAGTTACGGCCATAGTTGGCATGAGTGGCAGCGGTAAAACCACGCTGATTAAGCTTTTGCTGAAATTTTATCAGGTCAGCAAAGGCTCCATTACTATAGGAGACCGCTCAGTAGATCAGGTGCACGCCAAACAATGGAGAGCAGCCTGTGGCGTGGTGATGCAGGATGGATATGTGTTTATGGATACCATCGCCAATAATATTTTTGCCGGATCAGCTGTCAAAGACGAACAAAGATTACATGAAGTTTCCAGACTGGCTAATATGCATGACTTTTTTATGTCGATGCCTTTTGGTTATGCTACAGTTGTTGGAAAAGACGGATATGGCCTGAGCGAAGGACAAAAACAAAGACTTCTGATTGCCCGGCTGATTTATAGAAATCCTGCCTATATCTTTCTGGACGAAGCAACCAATTCGCTGGATGCACATAATGAATTATCTATTGTCAATAACCTGAATCATTTCTTTACCGGTAAAACGGTTCTGATTGTTGCGCACAGACTGAGTACGGTGAAGAATGCAGATCAGATTGTGGTGCTGCACCAGGGAGTGCTGGTTGAAAAAGGGACACATCAGGAGCTTATTGAACTTAAAGGGAACTATTATAAGCTAATTAAAAATCAATTGGAATTGAGTAAGTAA
- a CDS encoding ABC transporter ATP-binding protein, with protein MMLQAIELTKKYGDQTALNKLNLSVDPGEVFCLLGQNGAGKTTTINLFLGFTGASSGKALVNGLLVSPDQPETKKFLAYIPEIVMLYANLTSLENLDFFSRIAGFSYKKEELEAYLLKAGLQPEAFNKRVGNYSKGMRQKVGIAIAVAKNAEVILMDEPTSGLDPKATHEFSEIVKQLSKDGKTVFMATHDIFNAVNVGTRIGIMRQGSLIHTLNAQDISASDLQKLYLETI; from the coding sequence ATGATGTTACAAGCAATAGAACTCACTAAAAAATACGGCGATCAGACAGCCCTCAACAAACTGAATCTCAGTGTTGATCCGGGTGAGGTATTTTGTTTACTTGGACAAAACGGCGCCGGTAAAACCACCACTATTAATTTGTTTTTGGGTTTTACCGGGGCTTCTTCCGGAAAAGCGCTGGTCAATGGTCTCCTGGTTAGTCCGGATCAGCCGGAAACAAAGAAATTTCTGGCTTATATTCCGGAAATTGTAATGTTATATGCAAATCTGACCAGTCTTGAAAATCTGGACTTTTTTAGCCGTATCGCCGGATTTAGCTATAAAAAAGAGGAACTCGAAGCCTACCTGTTAAAAGCGGGTTTACAACCTGAGGCTTTTAATAAGCGGGTTGGGAATTACAGCAAGGGCATGCGCCAGAAAGTTGGTATCGCTATCGCTGTGGCCAAAAATGCAGAGGTAATTTTAATGGATGAACCAACCAGTGGGCTGGACCCTAAAGCCACCCATGAATTCAGCGAAATAGTTAAGCAGCTTTCGAAAGATGGAAAAACTGTTTTTATGGCTACCCATGATATCTTTAATGCTGTCAATGTAGGAACCAGAATTGGAATTATGCGGCAGGGATCATTAATCCACACGCTTAATGCGCAGGATATTTCTGCCAGCGATCTGCAGAAACTATATCTGGAAACTATATAG
- a CDS encoding DUF3526 domain-containing protein: MQLLLLIFRFEWRQFLRQPAQLFILLFFLLMGLYGISNGYRFTEKQLAGLDSLAQNQRARLQELTGRFHSDTTTAKGKILAAQAGLPQMIEFKAPPAASNPPYGLTVMAIGQRDILPYFDIISSKRDILTPPNAEIANPEKLASGNFDYSFVLIYLFPLLIIILSYDLFSREAEQQTDRLLSVQSGDINRILLYKFLFRLVIISLLVNTISFIGFLIHPHTTALHLPDVLLWLLVTNTYLVFWFAICRLVIIFRKSSSVNALILIGIWLLLTLILPALTNKTASLKHPMPLRTELVSSQRETMTHTWEMPIPQLLEKFYANNPQYLKLKSTADTAAYGNKRFVAYYDLLGRRMNSNINAYKAAAERHNNWLNQMAWFNPVAQMQGLLNATAETGLSDYLYYQDQTTIFQNQWVKLMNSYLLSNKKLTLSEIENLPSFHPVKDQAKSARILKNILSIWLATILLLLITAQKKKTISNN; this comes from the coding sequence ATGCAGTTACTTCTACTAATTTTCCGTTTTGAATGGCGCCAGTTCTTACGTCAGCCTGCTCAATTATTCATTCTGTTGTTTTTTCTCCTGATGGGTCTATACGGGATCAGCAACGGCTATCGTTTTACAGAGAAGCAGCTAGCCGGGCTGGACAGCCTTGCCCAAAACCAGCGGGCCCGTTTACAGGAACTAACGGGCAGATTTCATAGTGATACCACTACTGCCAAAGGAAAAATACTTGCCGCACAGGCCGGACTGCCTCAGATGATTGAATTCAAGGCTCCGCCTGCTGCATCGAATCCTCCTTACGGTTTAACTGTGATGGCAATTGGCCAGCGTGACATCCTTCCCTACTTTGATATCATTAGCAGTAAACGTGATATATTAACTCCTCCCAATGCAGAAATTGCCAATCCGGAGAAACTGGCTTCTGGTAATTTTGATTATTCGTTTGTACTGATTTATTTGTTCCCGCTGTTAATTATCATACTCAGTTATGATCTTTTTTCCAGAGAAGCAGAGCAGCAGACGGATCGTTTGCTAAGTGTACAAAGCGGAGACATCAACCGGATTCTTTTATATAAATTTCTTTTTCGTCTGGTAATAATCAGCCTGCTTGTTAACACCATAAGCTTTATTGGTTTCCTGATCCATCCACATACTACTGCCCTGCATCTGCCTGATGTTTTGTTATGGCTGCTGGTCACCAATACTTACCTTGTGTTCTGGTTTGCGATCTGCCGGCTGGTTATTATCTTTCGGAAATCTTCATCAGTCAATGCCTTAATACTAATTGGTATCTGGCTACTGCTCACGCTGATTCTACCGGCACTGACTAATAAGACGGCTTCCCTTAAACACCCTATGCCACTGCGCACTGAACTGGTGTCCAGCCAGCGGGAAACGATGACTCATACCTGGGAAATGCCCATCCCGCAGCTGCTTGAGAAATTCTACGCCAACAATCCTCAGTATCTTAAGCTCAAAAGCACTGCAGATACTGCCGCTTATGGTAATAAAAGGTTTGTCGCTTATTATGACCTGCTGGGCAGACGTATGAACAGCAATATCAATGCCTATAAAGCTGCTGCAGAACGCCACAATAACTGGTTAAACCAGATGGCCTGGTTCAACCCTGTAGCACAGATGCAAGGTCTGCTGAATGCGACAGCGGAAACCGGTCTGAGCGACTATCTCTATTATCAGGACCAGACCACGATCTTCCAGAATCAGTGGGTAAAACTCATGAACAGCTATCTCTTATCCAATAAAAAACTAACGCTGTCAGAGATAGAAAATCTGCCTTCATTTCATCCGGTAAAAGATCAGGCCAAATCAGCCCGTATCCTGAAAAACATATTATCCATCTGGCTGGCAACGATACTGCTCCTGCTGATTACAGCTCAAAAGAAAAAAACAATATCCAATAATTAA